The Coffea arabica cultivar ET-39 chromosome 8e, Coffea Arabica ET-39 HiFi, whole genome shotgun sequence genome window below encodes:
- the LOC113702765 gene encoding disease resistance protein Roq1-like isoform X4, protein MRNIASSSLSCSSSSTPKWTYDVFLSFRGEDVRKNFVDFLYSSLQQKGIYTFKDDEKLERGRSISSALLQAIKESRIAVIIFSENYAASSWCLDELAEIIYGNQALGQTILPVFYYVDPSVVRKQKGSFGQAFVKHEDEIEDKERIRRWRAALAEAASISGWDVPSTADGHESKCIQQIVEDVMGKLKNFVEDDEENHVGIHSRVQKINAFLNLVADEVRSVGIWGMSGIGKTTLARAVFDRISTHFEGAIFLHEVREHSKRYGLENLQEKILSEILRIKELRINNVFEGSNMIKKRLCYKKVLIVLDDIDHLDQLEALAGKHDWFGKGSRIIITTKDKHLLVKHDIDRMYKVEVLDKYEAVQLFSWNAFKKNCPAKDYEELSLQIVHYAGGLPLALKILGSFLYGRDMTEWRSEVERLKKIPEDDIMKKLTVSFDGLKRIEKEIFLDIACFFKGKKKENIARVLDSFNFYPHIGIKVLIEKSLITVSKGRILMHPLIQEMGWQIVREKAPEEPGKHSRLWVDEDNCDVLARDRVTENVEGLWLHLSTPKYVAIKNEAFEKMIKLRLLKIHNAYVSRGPNHLPNEIRWLNWHGYPSKSLPDSFQAEKLVGIKLQNSRMIELWKGIKFLNKLKFINLSHSQKLIRTPDFAGIPSLERLVLENCSSLIEIHSSAGYLKSLKLLNLRNCTSLRRLPKQILLESLEVIILSGCSKVDEFPEILGPMNHLRAVYWEATAVKELPPSIENLTALVVLNLSYCKSLACLPSSISKLKCLKALVLSGCSKLGRLPEELGYIESLEEIYGDETAISQPPSSIILLKNLRTLSFRGCQAMALSWRARLSSLVLHARGVKSW, encoded by the exons atgagAAACATTGCCTCTTCTTCTTTatcttgttcttcttcttccactCCTAAATGGACTTATGATGTTTTCTTGAGCTTTAGGGGTGAGGATGTTCGGAAGAACTTTGTCGACTTCCTCTATAGTTCTCTGCAACAAAAGGGAATTTACACCTTCAAAGACGATGAAAAGCTCGAAAGAGGAAGATCCATTTCATCGGCATTACTCCAAGCTATTAAAGAGTCAAGAATTGCAGTTATCATATTCTCAGAAAACTATGCTGCTTCTTCATGGTGTTTGGATGAGCTTGCAGAGATCATTTACGGCAACCAAGCGTTGGGACAAACTATTCTGCCGGTTTTTTATTATGTGGATCCATCTGTGGTCCGGAAACAGAAAGGCAGCTTTGGTCAAGCTTTTGTCAAACATGAAGATGAAATAGAGGACAAGGAAAGGATTCGAAGGTGGAGGGCAGCTCTTGCTGAAGCTGCTTCTATCTCTGGCTGGGATGTTCCCAGCACTGCTGATGG GCACGAGTCTAAATGCATCCAGCAAATTGTTGAAGATGTCATGggtaaattgaaaaattttgtagaagatgatgaagaaaaccACGTTGGTATTCATTCTCGAGTGCAGAAAATAAATGCATTTCTAAATTTGGTGGCTGATGAGGTTCGCTCTGTAGGTATTTGGGGAATGAGTGGAATAGGTAAGACGACGTTAGCAAGGGCTGTTTTTGACAGAATTTCCACTCATTTTGAAGGTGCTATCTTTCTTCATGAAGTCAGAGAACATTCTAAAAGATATGGTCTGGAAAATTTGCAAGAGAAGATTCTTTCTGAAATTCTGCGCATAAAAGAATTGAGGATCAACAATGTTTTTGAAGGATCAAATATGATAAAGAAAAGACTATGCTACAAAAAAGTCCTCATTGTTCTTGATGATATTGACCATCTCGATCAGTTAGAAGCTTTAGCTGGAAAGCATGATTGGTTCGGTAAAGGTAGCAGAATTATCATAACAACGAAAGATAAGCATTTGCTTGTTAAACATGACATAGACAGAATGTACAAGGTGGAAGTGTTGGATAAGTATGAAGCTGTGCAGCTGTTTAGTTGGAATGCTTTTAAGAAGAACTGTCCAGCAAAAGACTATGAGGAGCTTTCATTACAAATAGTGCATTATGCTGGTGGCCTTCCCTTGGCTCTAAAGATTTTGGGTAGCTTTCTGTATGGCAGAGACATGACTGAATGGAGAAGTGAAGTGGAGAGactaaaaaaaattccagaagaTGATATTATGAAAAAACTCACGGTAAGTTTCGATGGccttaaaagaattgaaaaagaaattttcttagaCATTGCATGTTTCTTtaaagggaagaagaaagaaaacatagCAAGAGTACTGGATAGTTTCAATTTCTACCCTCATATAGGCATCAAGGTTCTCATTGAGAAATCTCTGATAACTGTTTCCAAAGGAAGGATTCTGATGCATCCTTTAATACAAGAAATGGGTTGGCAAATTGTTCGTGAAAAGGCTCCAGAAGAGCCAGGTAAACACAGCAGGCTATGGGTTGATGAGGATAATTGTGACGTTTTGGCTAGAGACAGG GTTACAGAAAATGTTGAAGGCTTGTGGTTGCACTTGTCTACGCCGAAGTATGTAGCAATTAAAAATGAAGCCTTTGAAAAAATGATTAAACTAAGGTTACTCAAAATCCACAATGCTTATGTTTCTCGAGGCCCTAATCACTTGCCGAATGAGATAAGGTGGCTAAACTGGCATGGTTACCCTTCAAAATCCCTTCCAGATAGTTTTCAAGCTGAAAAACTTGTAGGAATCAAGTTACAAAATAGCCGAATGATTGAGCTGTGGAAGGGAATAAAG TTTCTGAACAAACTGAAATTCATCAACCTTAGCCATTCCCAGAAGTTAATAAGGACTCCAGATTTCGCAGGGATCCCCTCTCTTGAGAGATTGGTTCTTGAAAATTGTTCAAGTCTAATTGAGATCCACTCTTCAGCAGGATATCTCAAAAGTCTTAAATTACTCAATCTGCGGAACTGCACAAGTCTAAGGAGGCTTCCTAAGCAAATTCTCTTGGAAAGTCTGGAGGTAATTATTCTTTCTGGCTGTTCAAAAGTTGATGAGTTCCCAGAAATCTTGGGTCCCATGAATCATTTAAGAGCTGTATATTGGGAAGCTACTGCAGTAAAAGAACTACCACCTTCAATTGAAAACCTAACAGCTCTTGTTGTATTGAATCTAAGCTACTGTAAAAGTCTTGCATGTTTGCCAAGTAGTATCTCTAAACTAAAATGCCTTAAGGCACTTGTTCTTTCTGGCTGCTCAAAGCTTGGCAGATTACCGGAAGAGCTGGGGTACATAGAGAGCTTGGAAGAAATTTATGGTGATGAAACTGCCATCTCACAGCCACCATCCTCTATCATATTGCTAAAGAACCTCAGAACTTTATCTTTCAGAGGATGTCAAGCAATGGCTCTTTCATGGAGAGCACGGTTATCTTCTTTGGTGCTACATGCAAGAG GAGTTAAATCTTGGTAG